The Hordeum vulgare subsp. vulgare chromosome 7H, MorexV3_pseudomolecules_assembly, whole genome shotgun sequence DNA window GTTTTATATTTAGGATGGCTATGCAGATGACGTAACAACAGAACTGGAGGATTCACCCACACATTCTAACGAAGAGGTTAATAGTGACATGTCTCTGGATGATCTACCTGTGGGCATTTTGGAACCGAATAATGATACGCTTGAAAATCACGAAATGGCAGAAATGCTGGGAACTGAGCATGTGAGCAGCAATGCCCTAAAACTAGAAATAGTTTCAGAGCCCAGTGTGAAAGAATGCTCTGTTAAAGAAGACGAGCTGACTGATGCTAAGGTGATGGCCAACGAGGAAACTAGTGTACAAGAATGTTCTGTTATAGAAGATGAGATGACCGATGCTAAGGTGATGGCTGATCAGGAAACTGTTGTACAAGAAGGTTCTGTTAAAGAAGATGAGCTGACTGATGCTAAGGTGATGGCCGAAGAGGAAACTAGTGTACAAGAACGTTCTGTTAAAGAAGATGAGCTGACTGATGCTAAGGTGATTGCAGATGAGGAAACTGGTgacaatgtaatggctgatgctgctgctgctgcaagaGCAGCACAACCAACTGGGAACACCTTCTCAACAACAAGTGTCCGCACAAAATTCCCATTCCTTCTCAAGCATTCTCTTCGGGAATATCAGCATATTGGGTTGGACTGGTTGGTTGCTATGTATGAAAAGAGGCTGAATGGAATTTTAGCAGATGAAATGGGTTTAGGGAAGACAATTATGACTATATCCTTGCTAGCACACCTTGCATGTGAGAAGGGGATATGGGGTCCACATCTTATTGTCGTGCCAACCAGTGTTATGTTAAATTGGGAAACAGAATTTCTGAAATGGTGTCCTGCCTTTAAAATactgacttattttggaagtgcAAAGGAGAGAAAGCAGAAACGTCAAGGTTGGATGAAGCCAAATTTTTTCCATGTATGCATCACGACATACAGGCTTGTTATTCAGGACTCCAAAGCCTTCAAGCGAAAGAAGTGGAAGTATCTTATTCTTGATGAGGCTCATCTGATAAAGAACTGGAAATCACAAAGATGGCAGACTCTGCTAAATTTTAATTCGAAACGACGTATTCTTTTGACTGGAACTCCTTTGCAAAATGACCTTATGGAACTTTGGTCTCTCATGCACTTTTTGATGCCACATGTATTCCAGTCTCACCAAGAGTTCAAGGATTGGTTCTGCAATCCAATATCAGGAATGGTGGAGGGCCAAGACAAGGTAAACAAGGAAGTTATAGATCGGTTGCACAATGTCCTCCGCCCATTTATATTACGTCGATTGAAACGAGATGTCGAGAAACAGTTACCGCAGAAGCATGAGCATGTCATATATTGCCGACTTTCCAGAAGGCAAAGGAACCTGTATGAAGATTTTATTGCTAGCTCAGATACACAAGCAACACTGACAAGTGGCAACTATTTTGGTATGATTAGTATCATTATGCAACTCAGAAAGGTCTGTAACCATCCAGATCTTTTTGAAGGCCGCCCAATTATCAGCTCATTTGACATGGCAGGGATTGACATGCAGATCAGCTCTTCTGTTTGCATGGTCCTGGATAAGGGGCCATTTTCTCAGGCTGGTCTATCTGATATGAACCTGGTGTTTACTCAAAATGAATTTAATATGCCTTCTTGGGAGGTCGATGAGGTTGCTGCTGTCTTTCTTCCAGGCATCACCTCTCGGGGCTCTGGTGCAGAGATTTCTTGCTCTAACAAGGCTGGTCAGAGAAGTAATGgcacaaatatttttgaaaaaattcAGAAAGCCTTGCAGGAGGAGAGaatgaaagaggccaaagaaagaGCAGCTTCAATTGCTTGGTGGAATAGGTTGAGATGCGAGAAGAGGCCTGTTTATGGTACAAACATTAGGGAGCTTCTGACCATAAGGCATCCTATGTGTGATGTTCTTGAGAAGAAGAACAACCCTTCCTGCTACATGGATTTTTCATCGAGTCTAGCAGATCTCGTTCTTTCATCTGTGGAACGCTTCAATAAAATGCTTGGCTTTATTGAATCATTTACTTTTGCAATTCCTGCTGCACGGGCTGCTACTCCTATTTGCTGGTGCAAAAAAAGGAATTCACCTGTTCTTCTTGGATCAGCGTACAGAGAACAATGCATGAATGAGTTCTCGCCCATTCTCTCCCCTATAAGGCCTGCAATTGTGCGCCGTCAGGTGTACTTCCCTGACAGGCGCTTGATCCAGTTTGACTGTGGGAAGTTGCAGGAGCTTGCTATCTTGCTGAGACGTTTGAAGTCAGAAGGACACAGAGCCTTGATATTTACTCAGATGACTAAGATGCTTGATACTTTGGAGGAATTCATTAATTTGTATGGTTATACATATTTGAGGTTAGATGGTTCTACTCAGCCAGAAGAGAGGCAGACGCTAATGCAGAGATTCAATACAAACCCgaagttttttcttttcattttatcCACTCGCAGTGGCGGTGTGGGAGTCAACCTTGTAGGGGCAGACACTGTTATATTCTATGACAGTGACTGGAACCCTGCAATGGATCAACAAGCCCAAGACAGATGTCACCGGATAGGACAAACCCGTGAAGTTAACATCTATAGGCTAATTAGTGAGAGCACTATAGAGGAGAACATTCTCAAGAAAGCAAATCAGAAGCGAACACTTGACGATTTAGTGATACAGCGCGGTTGTTACAATACCGAGTTTTTCAAGAAGCTAGACCCTATGGAATTTTTTTCTGGGCACACAGCTCTTAATGTTGAAGAACAGCCAAGGGATTGCTCTATGACTGCTGTATCCTCAAATGAAACTGGTCTGGCCCTGTCAAATGCAGATGTTGAAGCAGCTATTAGACAGGCAGAAGATGAAGCCGACTACATGGCTCTCAAAAGGTTGGAGCAGGAAGAGGCTGCAGACAATCAAGAATTCAGTGAGGAGGTTGCTGGAAGGCTAGAGGATGATGAGCTTGTAAATGAGGAGGATACAAAACCTGATGATCACACCAGTGAAGAGCATAAACATCAAAGTTCTGATGCGGATAAGGATAAAAATGTTGGTTTACCTGTGAACCAAATAAATGAAGAAAAGGCTCTTACATTGGCTGCAGGTGACGGAGATATAGATATGCTTGCTGATGTTAAGCAAATGGCTGCTGCAGCAGCTGCAGCGGGACAAGCGAGTTCTTCGTTTGAAAATCACCTCCGGCCAATAGATAGATATGCAATGCGATTTTTGGAGCTCTGGGATCCAATAATTGACAAAGCTGCTGTAAATTATCAGGTGAATGTTGCAGAGGAAGAATGGGAACTTGAACGCATTGAAAAACTCAAAGAAGATTTAGAAGCAGAAATTGATGAAGACCAGGAACCACTATCTTATGAGTGTAAGTGATTTCATGTTGATGCTGACCGCACTCATGTTTGTCTTCTAAAAATTTGTTAAGAGTCACTTTATTTTTTGCAATTTGGTTCGAGGTAGTGCTCTCCCCGATGCATGTCTCTCTCCTTTTTCTTATGTTCTAGTGTATTGACATCGTTTCAATTGCAGCCTGGGATGTTGATTTTGCTACTACGGCGTATCGACAACAGGTTGAGGCTCTAGCTAAAAAGCAGGTTAGTTTATATCTCAAGTTCTTGTGTGTTTGTGTGCCTCTTGTTCACAGTACTATGAGTATTAATGGCGTCTGCTGTAATACCCACAGTTGTTGGAAGAACAGGAAAGACAAGCTCTTGAAGCAGCCAAAGAGTTAGAGGAAATGAATGACATGGCGAGGTAACTAGCAATTATGCTCTTGGCGCATTCACAATTATGCTCTTGGCACATTCACAATACGTTTTGATGTATTGAATTACctgttttatactccctccgttcctaaatataagtctttttagatatttcactaggggactacatacggagcaaaattagtgaatctatactctaaagtatgtctatatacatctgtttgTAGTCCCCTACTGAAACCtctaaggccttgttcggttgacAGGGAAGTGAAAGGGATTTGGCAGGGATTGAGGAGATTAAATCCCTAACAAGTCAAATTCCCCtccaatcctctccaatcccctTGGGAggaggattaaccgaacaaggcctaaaaggacttatatttaggaacggagggagtagttctgtTAGACACTCCTCTGTTACACTACTAGCCACACTCTTCTTGCAGTAATATCATGCTATACATGCAATGCTCATATGTTTTTCTGCTGTTGACCACATAAATGACTGTTTCCTTTTGTCATCGTTTTATAGCAGTCACCGGAAaaagtcaaagaagaagaaaaggcagGCAGGCAAGTTTAAGTCTTCAAAAAAAGGACGTGTGTCATCTGAGTCAGAGGCCATGCTTGATGAAACGTCTGTAGATACTATGAGTATTGATGACAATGCACCTTCGCCAGAGCTTATGAGTGATGAATCACCACATCATGGTTCAAATAAGCGTAAAAGGATGATGCCCAGAAATGAGGAAGTGAGCAGCAGTAGCAGAGTCCTGAAGAAGTTCAAGAAAGCCCCTAAATCAAACTGTACTCCGGAGTCCTCATCACATACACACTCGCTCGAAGGCAAGCAACTCAAGTTGATGGATGAAGTGAATGATTCTGATCCGAAGTCAGTGAGAATTAAGAGCGATGGCAGGAATTCCCTGCCATCCATGCCATCAAAACGTGTTATGGTAATTAAGCCTGAGAGGTTGAAGAAGAAGGGTCTTATGTGGCCTCGAGATTGTGCTTTAGATTCGTGGACTACTGAGGAAGATGCAGTTCTTTGTGGAACTGTACATGAGTATGGTCCTGTTTGGGAACTCgctagtgactttcttcattccaTACCTGGTGGTGCATTTTACAGGGGAAGATATCGTCATCCTGTACATTGCTGTGAGAGATTCCGAGAATTATTCTGCAAATATGTATTGTCAGCTACTGACAATGCAAACAGTGAGAAGGCTCCTTCTGGGGCCGGGAAGGCTGTCTTGAAAGTTTCTGAGGTGAGTTAATTTACTGTTTTCTTGGTAGAGGAGAAATTTCCAACACGAGGATATTTTTGCATGTTCATGCTTTCCAGTACTATCGTTGTTCTCTGATTTGTTTTTTCAGTAAGGCCCAGTTCTTTTGGCGGCTTATGGCATAAGCTGCCCCCTCCCCAGTTTGTTTTAGAAGCCACCCCCACTATTCGTTGAGGCTTATTTCTAGAAGCCTAGGGGGTAGCTTATTTTAGAAGCCGCCAAAAGAACTGGGTTGAAGTCTGAAATGGTGCATGTGTGAAACATACCACTGGCACAATATGGCCTAAATTGAAGTATCTTGGAGTGAAACATTTGACTGTTTATTTCAGAATTTCCTTTCCTCAGAAACTCAACATGGCATTGGATTCCTCTTGTAATTGCTAACcgctgaccaactttctgttgctccTGGGAAGAGAATTTCATATCTGACCATTAAGCAAGTCAGCATAGCTCTGCTGACCAGTAATCCTCTGTAAAATTAAATCATAAGCGAGTAAATAGTCAAGTGGTATGTGTAAATATGTATGCTAGGCTTGATACAATATTGAAATTACGTGGCTCATATAGTTTGACATCATTTTTCTCTCCAGGTGTTTGTCAACTGTATTATGTGCCTTTCAGCTGCTTGTTAGCCACAGATTGACCATTTCTCTATGACATCTTCTTTCAGGATCAAACTCGGATGTTGCTGAATGTGATCAGTGAAATTCCCAACAACGAGTTGCTTCTCCAGAAACATTTCATGGCCATTCTTTCTTCTGTTTGGAGATCAAAATGTGCTCATGAGCCCCGACGTGTTGCAAGTGTTTGTTCTAGTGCAACCCATAAGCCTGTTAGATTGAGTGAGAACTGGTCCACGACAAACTACATGCCGTCCTTTAATCTTGTAAGGACAGCCCTTGCAGATGTTCAGGCCCAATGTCCAAGAGTGGCAATACCAACAAGCAATCAGGAACCTCGCCGGAGGCATTTAGATTTAGTATTGGATTTCCGGACAGATCGACATGCTTACCAGGCAGACTTTCCATCTGTAGTGAATATGTCCATACTAGAACCAGATCCTATTAGACGCACTGTTGCGCCGATGGAACAATCACTGCTGTCTGGGCTTCCTCATAGACATGCTGAGAACAGATTCAGGTCAGTGGTGTATAATGCTTTATTGTTGCAGTGCTGGTGACCCTTattttccttgttttctaatcGAGATGAGCAATTATGCTTCAAATtatttgaatcttcatattgtttagCAGCCTTCTGGAACATAAACTAATGCTTCTAATGTTGATATATGCAGGATACCATCAGAAGCTTGTTTTGAAGGGGAAGGCTCTCACTGGGCATCATCTGGTTTCCATGTGAACGATACTGCTCGACATAAATCTGGCTCAAAGTCCACAGGAAAGCACAAAGCAGCTTCAGAATTGGGAAGACCACCAAAATCGAAAATTCACAGGACGGCTGAACCGCAGGAAATGCCGGCTGTTAAGTGTTATTTTCGCCGATCCCCCCGGCAACTGTTGACAAGTGCAGCTGAGTTCCCCATCACAGAGTCCCTATCTGACTTTGGCATCGATGATTCGGAGTTGACCTACATCGGGGATCTTCCTCTAGAAGAGACTGACATTGAGTTTGCCCCGTACCAGTATGACTCAGTTTCCCTTGCTGGCATCGAGGAGTTGGATCCTCTCGTGGATTTGACAGACATCGGATGAGAATAAATGGACATTTTGGCTTAGATAGCATGCATGCCCTTCTATCAAGAGCAGGGAAGATTCTGTCTCTGGCAGGGAGCCCAAGGATATCGAGTCGAGCTGCTCAGCCATGCATGGTTTTGGTTGCAAGCTTGGTCATGATTGGCAGGAGCGGTGCTGTCGGCGTGGCCACGTGAATCCTGATGAGTTTTGGAGCATGGCGTTTGCTGCTGCACTAATGGAGGCATTGGGGGTACTCTCTATACATGTATGTATATTGTTAGTCTAGGATCCTAGGATGTAGAAGTgagcctccctccctccctccctcatcTGTGTTGAGAGATCGATCTTGTAACTTCACCATACATGTAAATTTTGCTTAGCAGATGCCAGCAGGGACGGAAAAGAGGAGGCCCTCGTCGTAGCCCTGCTGTGATTTCTTGATTGTTGCTCCCTCGGCCGTCTAATCTATTCCTGTCATTTTTCCTACCGGGCATTAGAAAATTAACAGACGTGTACCCCCCCGTTGTGAAACAGATACTTGGGATCGATTGCTCTTTTGAGAGAATTCGGCGCTGAGATTCTTGTGGATGATTGATTCTCCCCTTTTGTATTGATCCTGAAGTTTGTAGGAGGAATAATTTGCCTTGGGCGGATTCTGTGTGTGCTTCATTTATGTCCTAATTGGTAATCTTCTGTAGCAGGAATAATGTTTGAATTGTTTTTTCTAGTGCTGCTAGTTTCGGATTTGTGACAAATTTGACAGTTGCAAGAACTAGAGATATATGGTAAACATTTTGGGTATGTTATGTGGGGGTTAAGGACTAGAACTGGAGCATCAGCAATGTGTAAGAGATTTGCAACATTATACCTCTAacaaaatataagacgtttttgcagTTCAAATTGAAGTGCAAAACGTCTTGTATTTTCGTACGGAGGATGTATCATCTTTGAATCTTTGACGTGTATTCAGATTACTGTGGGAGTTTCTTGCCTGCTATCCGTGTACATTTCTTGGTTTTGACCTGCAAGTCAAGGCGCAAAATATTTAAAGCCTTGAGTTGTTCCGTTCATTTTTTGTGTATGTATACAAATTCAAAACTCCTGCTATATGGCATGGCCAGAGAAGTGCTCCTGGTAGTGTTATTCTCGTTCTTTTTTGAGTTGGTCAGAAACCTGCTATATGGCATGGCCAGAGAAGTGCTCCTGGTAGTGTTATTCTCGTTCTTTTTTGAG harbors:
- the LOC123407774 gene encoding protein PHOTOPERIOD-INDEPENDENT EARLY FLOWERING 1 isoform X1; translation: MASKGGPRSKLDHETRPRRKKALEAPREPRKPKVHWDHVLGEMVWLSKEFESERKWKLSMAKKIAQRANMGVVDQATKDEKKQKEGEHRMRKVALNISKDVKKFWTKIEKLVLYKNQLEVEERKKKALDKQLDFLLGQTERYSTMLAENLVDVPHLQTQDNGLLQTNVLSQEEVAGPSQTNQPSQEEVAGPSQTNQPSQEDVAEPSQTNQPLQEDVAEPSRTNQPLQEDVPEPSHTNQPVQEEVAEENINALTLDDLVADTMDTDDDYDSGSLNEEQEDDERTIDEDEAQITEAERNEELAALQAEADIPIDDLLKLYVKNQAQAFLVSRESSPANKDTCSNSNLKNSTKDSLNQVNGCNHDSGYTSSDEGNFPEEVDDSHHYAEFVKRNHGKSNGGISSVGEQEDKDYVCTDEGKDDEATLSEEEELAKKDGPNPSDEIKLLQKESEIPLDELLAMYPKDGYADDVTTELEDSPTHSNEEVNSDMSLDDLPVGILEPNNDTLENHEMAEMLGTEHVSSNALKLEIVSEPSVKECSVKEDELTDAKVMANEETSVQECSVIEDEMTDAKVMADQETVVQEGSVKEDELTDAKVMAEEETSVQERSVKEDELTDAKVIADEETGDNVMADAAAAARAAQPTGNTFSTTSVRTKFPFLLKHSLREYQHIGLDWLVAMYEKRLNGILADEMGLGKTIMTISLLAHLACEKGIWGPHLIVVPTSVMLNWETEFLKWCPAFKILTYFGSAKERKQKRQGWMKPNFFHVCITTYRLVIQDSKAFKRKKWKYLILDEAHLIKNWKSQRWQTLLNFNSKRRILLTGTPLQNDLMELWSLMHFLMPHVFQSHQEFKDWFCNPISGMVEGQDKVNKEVIDRLHNVLRPFILRRLKRDVEKQLPQKHEHVIYCRLSRRQRNLYEDFIASSDTQATLTSGNYFGMISIIMQLRKVCNHPDLFEGRPIISSFDMAGIDMQISSSVCMVLDKGPFSQAGLSDMNLVFTQNEFNMPSWEVDEVAAVFLPGITSRGSGAEISCSNKAGQRSNGTNIFEKIQKALQEERMKEAKERAASIAWWNRLRCEKRPVYGTNIRELLTIRHPMCDVLEKKNNPSCYMDFSSSLADLVLSSVERFNKMLGFIESFTFAIPAARAATPICWCKKRNSPVLLGSAYREQCMNEFSPILSPIRPAIVRRQVYFPDRRLIQFDCGKLQELAILLRRLKSEGHRALIFTQMTKMLDTLEEFINLYGYTYLRLDGSTQPEERQTLMQRFNTNPKFFLFILSTRSGGVGVNLVGADTVIFYDSDWNPAMDQQAQDRCHRIGQTREVNIYRLISESTIEENILKKANQKRTLDDLVIQRGCYNTEFFKKLDPMEFFSGHTALNVEEQPRDCSMTAVSSNETGLALSNADVEAAIRQAEDEADYMALKRLEQEEAADNQEFSEEVAGRLEDDELVNEEDTKPDDHTSEEHKHQSSDADKDKNVGLPVNQINEEKALTLAAGDGDIDMLADVKQMAAAAAAAGQASSSFENHLRPIDRYAMRFLELWDPIIDKAAVNYQVNVAEEEWELERIEKLKEDLEAEIDEDQEPLSYESWDVDFATTAYRQQVEALAKKQLLEEQERQALEAAKELEEMNDMASSHRKKSKKKKRQAGKFKSSKKGRVSSESEAMLDETSVDTMSIDDNAPSPELMSDESPHHGSNKRKRMMPRNEEVSSSSRVLKKFKKAPKSNCTPESSSHTHSLEGKQLKLMDEVNDSDPKSVRIKSDGRNSLPSMPSKRVMVIKPERLKKKGLMWPRDCALDSWTTEEDAVLCGTVHEYGPVWELASDFLHSIPGGAFYRGRYRHPVHCCERFRELFCKYVLSATDNANSEKAPSGAGKAVLKVSEDQTRMLLNVISEIPNNELLLQKHFMAILSSVWRSKCAHEPRRVASVCSSATHKPVRLSENWSTTNYMPSFNLVRTALADVQAQCPRVAIPTSNQEPRRRHLDLVLDFRTDRHAYQADFPSVVNMSILEPDPIRRTVAPMEQSLLSGLPHRHAENRFRIPSEACFEGEGSHWASSGFHVNDTARHKSGSKSTGKHKAASELGRPPKSKIHRTAEPQEMPAVKCYFRRSPRQLLTSAAEFPITESLSDFGIDDSELTYIGDLPLEETDIEFAPYQYDSVSLAGIEELDPLVDLTDIG
- the LOC123407774 gene encoding protein PHOTOPERIOD-INDEPENDENT EARLY FLOWERING 1 isoform X4 — protein: MASKGGPRSKLDHETRPRRKKALEAPREPRKPKVHWDHVLGEMVWLSKEFESERKWKLSMAKKIAQRANMGVVDQATKDEKKQKEGEHRMRKVALNISKDVKKFWTKIEKLVLYKNQLEVEERKKKALDKQLDFLLGQTERYSTMLAENLVDVPHLQTQDNGLLQTNVLSQEEVAGPSQTNQPSQEEVAGPSQTNQPSQEDVAEPSQTNQPLQEDVAEPSRTNQPLQEDVPEPSHTNQPVQEEVAEENINALTLDDLVADTMDTDDDYDSGSLNEEQEDDERTIDEDEAQITEAERNEELAALQAEADIPIDDLLKLYVKNQVSRESSPANKDTCSNSNLKNSTKDSLNQVNGCNHDSGYTSSDEGNFPEEVDDSHHYAEFVKRNHGKSNGGISSVGEQEDKDYVCTDEGKDDEATLSEEEELAKKDGPNPSDEIKLLQKESEIPLDELLAMYPKDGYADDVTTELEDSPTHSNEEVNSDMSLDDLPVGILEPNNDTLENHEMAEMLGTEHVSSNALKLEIVSEPSVKECSVKEDELTDAKVMANEETSVQECSVIEDEMTDAKVMADQETVVQEGSVKEDELTDAKVMAEEETSVQERSVKEDELTDAKVIADEETGDNVMADAAAAARAAQPTGNTFSTTSVRTKFPFLLKHSLREYQHIGLDWLVAMYEKRLNGILADEMGLGKTIMTISLLAHLACEKGIWGPHLIVVPTSVMLNWETEFLKWCPAFKILTYFGSAKERKQKRQGWMKPNFFHVCITTYRLVIQDSKAFKRKKWKYLILDEAHLIKNWKSQRWQTLLNFNSKRRILLTGTPLQNDLMELWSLMHFLMPHVFQSHQEFKDWFCNPISGMVEGQDKVNKEVIDRLHNVLRPFILRRLKRDVEKQLPQKHEHVIYCRLSRRQRNLYEDFIASSDTQATLTSGNYFGMISIIMQLRKVCNHPDLFEGRPIISSFDMAGIDMQISSSVCMVLDKGPFSQAGLSDMNLVFTQNEFNMPSWEVDEVAAVFLPGITSRGSGAEISCSNKAGQRSNGTNIFEKIQKALQEERMKEAKERAASIAWWNRLRCEKRPVYGTNIRELLTIRHPMCDVLEKKNNPSCYMDFSSSLADLVLSSVERFNKMLGFIESFTFAIPAARAATPICWCKKRNSPVLLGSAYREQCMNEFSPILSPIRPAIVRRQVYFPDRRLIQFDCGKLQELAILLRRLKSEGHRALIFTQMTKMLDTLEEFINLYGYTYLRLDGSTQPEERQTLMQRFNTNPKFFLFILSTRSGGVGVNLVGADTVIFYDSDWNPAMDQQAQDRCHRIGQTREVNIYRLISESTIEENILKKANQKRTLDDLVIQRGCYNTEFFKKLDPMEFFSGHTALNVEEQPRDCSMTAVSSNETGLALSNADVEAAIRQAEDEADYMALKRLEQEEAADNQEFSEEVAGRLEDDELVNEEDTKPDDHTSEEHKHQSSDADKDKNVGLPVNQINEEKALTLAAGDGDIDMLADVKQMAAAAAAAGQASSSFENHLRPIDRYAMRFLELWDPIIDKAAVNYQVNVAEEEWELERIEKLKEDLEAEIDEDQEPLSYESWDVDFATTAYRQQVEALAKKQLLEEQERQALEAAKELEEMNDMASSHRKKSKKKKRQAGKFKSSKKGRVSSESEAMLDETSVDTMSIDDNAPSPELMSDESPHHGSNKRKRMMPRNEEVSSSSRVLKKFKKAPKSNCTPESSSHTHSLEGKQLKLMDEVNDSDPKSVRIKSDGRNSLPSMPSKRVMVIKPERLKKKGLMWPRDCALDSWTTEEDAVLCGTVHEYGPVWELASDFLHSIPGGAFYRGRYRHPVHCCERFRELFCKYVLSATDNANSEKAPSGAGKAVLKVSEDQTRMLLNVISEIPNNELLLQKHFMAILSSVWRSKCAHEPRRVASVCSSATHKPVRLSENWSTTNYMPSFNLVRTALADVQAQCPRVAIPTSNQEPRRRHLDLVLDFRTDRHAYQADFPSVVNMSILEPDPIRRTVAPMEQSLLSGLPHRHAENRFRIPSEACFEGEGSHWASSGFHVNDTARHKSGSKSTGKHKAASELGRPPKSKIHRTAEPQEMPAVKCYFRRSPRQLLTSAAEFPITESLSDFGIDDSELTYIGDLPLEETDIEFAPYQYDSVSLAGIEELDPLVDLTDIG
- the LOC123407774 gene encoding protein PHOTOPERIOD-INDEPENDENT EARLY FLOWERING 1 isoform X2, whose translation is MASKGGPRSKLDHETRPRRKKALEAPREPRKPKVHWDHVLGEMVWLSKEFESERKWKLSMAKKIAQRANMGVVDQATKDEKKQKEGEHRMRKVALNISKDVKKFWTKIEKLVLYKNQLEVEERKKKALDKQLDFLLGQTERYSTMLAENLVDVPHLQTQDNGLLQTNVLSQEEVAGPSQTNQPSQEEVAGPSQTNQPSQEDVAEPSQTNQPLQEDVAEPSRTNQPLQEDVPEPSHTNQPVQEEVAEENINALTLDDLVADTMDTDDDYDSGSLNEEQEDDERTIDEDEAQITEAERNEELAALQAEADIPIDDLLKLYVKNQAQAFLVSRESSPANKDTCSNSNLKNSTKDSLNQVNGCNHDSGYTSSDEGNFPEEVDDSHHYAEFVKRNHGKSNGGISSVGEQEDKDYVCTDEGKDDEATLSEEEELAKKDGPNPSDEIKLLQKESEIPLDELLAMYPKDGYADDVTTELEDSPTHSNEEVNSDMSLDDLPVGILEPNNDTLENHEMAEMLGTEHVSSNALKLEIVSEPSVKECSVKEDELTDAKVMANEETSVQECSVIEDEMTDAKVMADQETVVQEGSVKEDELTDAKVMAEEETSVQERSVKEDELTDAKVIADEETGDNVMADAAAAARAAQPTGNTFSTTSVRTKFPFLLKHSLREYQHIGLDWLVAMYEKRLNGILADEMGLGKTIMTISLLAHLACEKGIWGPHLIVVPTSVMLNWETEFLKWCPAFKILTYFGSAKERKQKRQGWMKPNFFHVCITTYRLVIQDSKAFKRKKWKYLILDEAHLIKNWKSQRWQTLLNFNSKRRILLTGTPLQNDLMELWSLMHFLMPHVFQSHQEFKDWFCNPISGMVEGQDKVNKEVIDRLHNVLRPFILRRLKRDVEKQLPQKHEHVIYCRLSRRQRNLYEDFIASSDTQATLTSGNYFGMISIIMQLRKVCNHPDLFEGRPIISSFDMAGIDMQISSSVCMVLDKGPFSQAGLSDMNLVFTQNEFNMPSWEVDEVAAVFLPGITSRGSGAEISCSNKAGQRSNGTNIFEKIQKALQEERMKEAKERAASIAWWNRLRCEKRPVYGTNIRELLTIRHPMCDVLEKKNNPSCYMDFSSSLADLVLSSVERFNKMLGFIESFTFAIPAARAATPICWCKKRNSPVLLGSAYREQCMNEFSPILSPIRPAIVRRQVYFPDRRLIQFDCGKLQELAILLRRLKSEGHRALIFTQMTKMLDTLEEFINLYGYTYLRLDGSTQPEERQTLMQRFNTNPKFFLFILSTRSGGVGVNLVGADTVIFYDSDWNPAMDQQAQDRCHRIGQTREVNIYRLISESTIEENILKKANQKRTLDDLVIQRGCYNTEFFKKLDPMEFFSGHTALNVEEQPRDCSMTAVSSNETGLALSNADVEAAIRQAEDEADYMALKRLEQEEAADNQEFSEEVAGRLEDDELVNEEDTKPDDHTSEEHKHQSSDADKDKNVGLPVNQINEEKALTLAAGDGDIDMLADVKQMAAAAAAAGQASSSFENHLRPIDRYAMRFLELWDPIIDKAAVNYQVNVAEEEWELERIEKLKEDLEAEIDEDQEPLSYESWDVDFATTAYRQQVEALAKKQLLEEQERQALEAAKELEEMNDMASHRKKSKKKKRQAGKFKSSKKGRVSSESEAMLDETSVDTMSIDDNAPSPELMSDESPHHGSNKRKRMMPRNEEVSSSSRVLKKFKKAPKSNCTPESSSHTHSLEGKQLKLMDEVNDSDPKSVRIKSDGRNSLPSMPSKRVMVIKPERLKKKGLMWPRDCALDSWTTEEDAVLCGTVHEYGPVWELASDFLHSIPGGAFYRGRYRHPVHCCERFRELFCKYVLSATDNANSEKAPSGAGKAVLKVSEDQTRMLLNVISEIPNNELLLQKHFMAILSSVWRSKCAHEPRRVASVCSSATHKPVRLSENWSTTNYMPSFNLVRTALADVQAQCPRVAIPTSNQEPRRRHLDLVLDFRTDRHAYQADFPSVVNMSILEPDPIRRTVAPMEQSLLSGLPHRHAENRFRIPSEACFEGEGSHWASSGFHVNDTARHKSGSKSTGKHKAASELGRPPKSKIHRTAEPQEMPAVKCYFRRSPRQLLTSAAEFPITESLSDFGIDDSELTYIGDLPLEETDIEFAPYQYDSVSLAGIEELDPLVDLTDIG